One Camelina sativa cultivar DH55 chromosome 3, Cs, whole genome shotgun sequence genomic window carries:
- the LOC104766132 gene encoding GATA transcription factor 11 (The sequence of the model RefSeq protein was modified relative to this genomic sequence to represent the inferred CDS: added 1 base not found in genome assembly), giving the protein MGSMNWLPEQEEDFKGILSDDFFDDLINNLDCPLDDEDIDTTNAPDEEALDWVAKFQDLEPPPMDMFPSLPSHLTSLAKPARLGVHHSVPPLVKQSNSSEALSGINSTLHQSSSPPDIKVSKLFQSSSPVSVLVNSCDSLSPQNSRSQGLAFPVKGMRSKRKRPTTMRLNYLFPFDEPKKPEKLTPGGSGSESYYSSEQHAKKKRKIQLTTTHTVSSSFEASNSDGIVRKCTHCETTKTPQWREGPNGPKTLCNACGVRFRSGRLVPEYRPASSPTFIPSVHSNSHRKIIEMRRKDDNQFDTSMMHAVISGA; this is encoded by the exons TGGGAAGCATGAATTGGTTACCTGAGCAAGAGGAGGATTTCAAAGGTATTCTCTCTGATGATTTCTTTGATGATCTCATCAATAACCTTGACTGCCCTCTTGATGATGAAGACATCGATACCACCAATGCCCCTGACGAAGAAGCTCTTGATTGGGTTGCCAAGTTTCAAGACCTTGAGCCTCCTCCCATGGACATGTTCCCCTCTTTGCCTTCTCACCTCACCTCCCTTGCCAAGCCTGCTCGTCTTGGGGTTCATCACTCCGTTCCTCCTTTGGTG AAGCAGTCCAATTCTTCTGAAGCCTTGTCCGGCATAAACAGCACCCTCCATCAATCTTCATCGCCTCCTGATATTAAAGTCTCTAAGCTATTTCAGTCTTCAAGTCCGGTGTCAGTTCTTGTCAACAGTTGCGATTCTCTCTCCCCTCAGAACTCCAGGTCTCAGGGATTGGCTTTCCCTGTGAAAGGCATGAGAAGCAAGCGCAAACGCCCCACAACAATGAGATTAAACTACCTTTTCCCCTTTGATGAACCCAAAAAGCCCGAGAAGTTGACTCCGGGCGGATCTGGATCCGAGAGTTACTATTCCTCCGAGCAACATGCCAAGAAGAAACGCAAGATTCAGCTGACAACAACCCACACAGTGTCTTCCAGTTTTGAGGCAAGTAACTCGGACGGGATTGTCAGGAAGTGCACTCATTGTGAGACAACCAAGACCCCGCAGTGGAGGGAAGGACCTAATGGACCAAAGACCCTCTGCAACGCTTGCGGGGTCAGGTTCAGATCTGGTCGTCTTGTTCCAGAATACCGACCTGCCTCAAGCCCGACCTTCATCCCATCTGTGCATTCAAACTCACACAGGAAGATCATAGAGATGAGAAGGAAGGACGACAACCAGTTTGATACCAGCATGATGCACGCGGTGATATCCGGAGCTTAA
- the LOC104766117 gene encoding serine/threonine-protein phosphatase 6 regulatory subunit 3 isoform X1, with the protein MFWKLTSLSASSPVETILDKENFTLEELLDEEEIIQECKALNSRLINFLRDKAQVEQLLRYIVVEPPQDADSKRAFKFPFISCEIFTCEIDVILKTLVEDEELMDLLFSFLEPNRPHSALLAGYFSKVVVCLMIRKTAALMNYVKGHQNVFCQLVDLIGITSIMEVLVRLVGADDHVYPNFLDVMQWLADSNLLEMIVDKLKPSSPPEVQANAAETLCAIARNAPSALATQLSSPGYVARIFGHALEDSHSKSSLVHSLSVCTSLLDPRRSASSSSMFNSYRGQHMFESPVPVSPETISAMLPKLSDLLMLLTVASDSTVLPTTYGELRPPLGKHRLKIVEFIAVLLKTGSEAAQNELVSSGTIKRTLDLFFEYPYNNALHHQVESIILSCLENKSDVMVNHILRECNLIGKFLSSDRDSNLSGDSQPTFAATGKKPPRVGYVGHITRISNKISQLSNSNGQIKTYLQENSEWNEWQGSVLQERNTVENVNRWGCGRPTTVQDRTRDSDEEDRDYDVAALANNLSQAFRYKIYGNDDNEEENNALDRDDDDVYFDDESAEVVISSLRLGDDQGSLFTNSNWFTFQDDRFGSTPSGTAGSKTIEDMELNRTFNTNTSSSDDDEVVVGEEEDDLNGNTKDIALNTTETNFHMESPLGFFDFNTSEKAEEAFAEQPPEWVGWGESSDMQVSGTGLNPFIDDDDDDSKNIMNLDIPMPEVKTESNIPNGTDRSLFEKDVEFVGVEAEGAEHAMEQAIKEGIVGEAGAMKRNKEMAEDPKPEESSGGEKEFNDNNYWKVDQEVGVLE; encoded by the exons ATGTTCTGGAAGCTCACATCTCTTTCTGCGTCATCTCCT GTGGAGACAATTTTAGACAAAGAGAATTTCACGTTGGAAGAGCTTCTTGATGAGGAAGAGATTATTCAAGAATGCAAGGCTTTGAATAGCCGGCTCATTAACTt TCTAAGGGATAAAGCTCAAGTGGAGCAATTATTGCGGTACATTGTTGTAGAACCTCCACAGGATGCTGATAGTAAACGGGCTTTCAA gTTTCCATTCATCTCTTGTGAAATCTTTACATGTGAAATTGATGTTATTCTAAAAACTTTGGTGGAGGACGAAGag CTGATGGACTTGCTTTTTTCCTTTCTGGAACCAAATCGTCCTCATAGTGCATTGCTGGCAGGCTATTTCAGCAAG GTTGTCGTTTGCCTTATGATCAGAAAGACTGCAGCGCTTATGAATTATGTAAAA GGGCATCAAAATGTTTTCTGCCAGTTGGTTGATTTGATTGGGATAACATCCATTATGGAG GTTTTGGTTCGCCTGGTCGGGGCTGATGATCATGTCTATCCCAACTTTCTGGATGTGATGCAATGGTTGGCCGATAGCAATTTACTTGAAATGATTGTGGATAAACTGAAACCATCT AGTCCTCCGGAGGTTCAGGCTAATGCAGCAGAGACATTATGTGCTATAGCTCGGAATGCACCGTCAGCTTTAGCTACACAACTCTCTAGCCCTGG CTACGTTGCTAGGATATTTGGTCATGCTCTTGAAGACTCACATTCAAAATCGAGTCTAGTTCATTCACTTTCAGTATGCACCTCTCTGTTGGATCCGAGGAGATCTGCTTCGTCGTCTTCTATGTTCAATTCTTATAGAGGCCAACATATGTTCGAGTCTCCTGTCCCAGTTTCCCCGGAAACTATAAGTGCCATGCTGCCCAAACTCA GCGACTTGCTTATGCTTCTTACTGTAGCATCTGACAGCACAGTATTGCCGACAACATATGGTGAACTTAGGCCTCCTCTTGGAAAGCATCGTCTAAAG ATTGTGGAGTTCATTGCAGTTTTGTTAAAAACTGGAAGTGAAGCTGCACAAAACGAGTTGGTTAGTTCAGGAACTATCAAAAGAACCCTTGATCTGTTTTTCGA GTACCCATACAATAACGCTCTGCATCATCAAGTAGAGAGTATAATACTTTCTTGTTTGGAAAACAAGAGTGATGTGATGGTTAACCATATTCTTCGAGAATGCAATCTGATTGGCAAATTCCTCTCTTCAGACAGGGACTCAAACCTCTCAGGTGATAGCCAG CCCACTTTTGCCGCCACCGGGAAGAAACCCCCTCGCGTTGGGTATGTTGGGCATATCACAagaatatcaaataaaattagtcAGTTGAGTAACAGCAATGGCCAGATAAAGACATACCTTCAG GAAAACAGTGAATGGAACGAGTGGCAAGGTAGTGTTCTGCAGGAGCGCAACACCGTTGAAAATGTCAACAGATGGGGATGCGG GCGCCCAACTACCGTACAAGATAGGACAAGAGATAGTGATGAGGAAGACCGGGATTATGATGTTGCAGCTCTGGCCAATAACTTAAGTCAAGCATTTAGATACAAAATCTATGGAAACGATGACAATGAAGAG GAGAACAATGCTCTTGATAGAGACGATGAT GATGTTTACTTCGATGATGAATCCGCTGAAGTAGTAATTTCATCATTAAGACTCGGGGATGATCAAGGAAG CTTGTTTACAAATTCGAATTGGTTTACATTCCAAGACGACAGATTCGGCAGCACACCCTCTGGCACAGCGGGGTCGAAGACGATAGAGGACATGGAACTGAACAGAACCTTTAATACCAACACTAGCAGTAGTGACGATGACGAAGTTgtggttggagaagaagaagatgacttaAATGGAAACACAAAAGACATCGCATTGAACACAACTGAAACTAATTTCCATATGGAGAGTCCTCTGGGTTTCTTCGACTTCAACACCTCAGAGAAAGCTGAAGAAGCTTTTGCTGAACAGCCACCCGAATGGGTTGGGTGGGGAGAATCATCTGACATGCAAGTGAGTGGCACTGGTCTGAACCCATttatcgatgatgatgatgatgacagcAAGAACATAATGAACCTTGACATACCAATGCCTGAGGTCAAAACCGAATCCAATATTCCAAACGGGACAGACAGATCGTTGTTTGAGAAGGACGTGGAGTTTGTGGGAGTGGAAGCAGAAGGGGCAGAGCATGCGATGGAGCAAGCGATAAAAGAAGGGATAGTAGGGGAAGCTGGAGCGATGAAGAGGAACAAGGAGATGGCTGAGGACCCAAAGCCGGAGGAAAGTTCAGGAGGAGAGAAAGAGTTCAACGATAACAACTACTGGAAAGTGGATCAAGAAGTTGGAGTTTTGGAGTGA
- the LOC104766117 gene encoding serine/threonine-protein phosphatase 6 regulatory subunit 3 isoform X2: MFWKLTSLSASSPVETILDKENFTLEELLDEEEIIQECKALNSRLINFLRDKAQVEQLLRYIVVEPPQDADSKRAFKFPFISCEIFTCEIDVILKTLVEDEELMDLLFSFLEPNRPHSALLAGYFSKVVVCLMIRKTAALMNYVKGHQNVFCQLVDLIGITSIMEVLVRLVGADDHVYPNFLDVMQWLADSNLLEMIVDKLKPSSPPEVQANAAETLCAIARNAPSALATQLSSPGYVARIFGHALEDSHSKSSLVHSLSVCTSLLDPRRSAASSSMFNSYRGQHMFESPVPVSPETISAMLPKLSDLLMLLTVASDSTVLPTTYGELRPPLGKHRLKIVEFIAVLLKTGSEAAQNELVSSGTIKRTLDLFFEYPYNNALHHQVESIILSCLENKSDVMVNHILRECNLIGKFLSSDRDSNLSGDSQPTFAATGKKPPRVGYVGHITRISNKISQLSNSNGQIKTYLQENSEWNEWQGSVLQERNTVENVNRWGCGRPTTVQDRTRDSDEEDRDYDVAALANNLSQAFRYKIYGNDDNEEENNALDRDDDDVYFDDESAEVVISSLRLGDDQGSLFTNSNWFTFQDDRFGSTPSGTAGSKTIEDMELNRTFNTNTSSSDDDEVVVGEEEDDLNGNTKDIALNTTETNFHMESPLGFFDFNTSEKAEEAFAEQPPEWVGWGESSDMQVSGTGLNPFIDDDDDDSKNIMNLDIPMPEVKTESNIPNGTDRSLFEKDVEFVGVEAEGAEHAMEQAIKEGIVGEAGAMKRNKEMAEDPKPEESSGGEKEFNDNNYWKVDQEVGVLE, encoded by the exons ATGTTCTGGAAGCTCACATCTCTTTCTGCGTCATCTCCT GTGGAGACAATTTTAGACAAAGAGAATTTCACGTTGGAAGAGCTTCTTGATGAGGAAGAGATTATTCAAGAATGCAAGGCTTTGAATAGCCGGCTCATTAACTt TCTAAGGGATAAAGCTCAAGTGGAGCAATTATTGCGGTACATTGTTGTAGAACCTCCACAGGATGCTGATAGTAAACGGGCTTTCAA gTTTCCATTCATCTCTTGTGAAATCTTTACATGTGAAATTGATGTTATTCTAAAAACTTTGGTGGAGGACGAAGag CTGATGGACTTGCTTTTTTCCTTTCTGGAACCAAATCGTCCTCATAGTGCATTGCTGGCAGGCTATTTCAGCAAG GTTGTCGTTTGCCTTATGATCAGAAAGACTGCAGCGCTTATGAATTATGTAAAA GGGCATCAAAATGTTTTCTGCCAGTTGGTTGATTTGATTGGGATAACATCCATTATGGAG GTTTTGGTTCGCCTGGTCGGGGCTGATGATCATGTCTATCCCAACTTTCTGGATGTGATGCAATGGTTGGCCGATAGCAATTTACTTGAAATGATTGTGGATAAACTGAAACCATCT AGTCCTCCGGAGGTTCAGGCTAATGCAGCAGAGACATTATGTGCTATAGCTCGGAATGCACCGTCAGCTTTAGCTACACAACTCTCTAGCCCTGG CTACGTTGCTAGGATATTTGGTCATGCTCTTGAAGACTCACATTCAAAATCGAGTCTAGTTCATTCACTTTCAGTATGCACCTCTCTGTTGGATCCGAGGAGATCTGCTGCGTCGTCTTCTATGTTCAATTCTTATAGAGGCCAACATATGTTCGAGTCTCCTGTCCCAGTTTCCCCGGAAACTATTAGTGCCATGCTGCCCAAACTCA GCGACTTGCTTATGCTTCTTACTGTAGCATCTGACAGCACAGTATTGCCGACAACATATGGTGAACTTAGGCCTCCTCTTGGAAAGCATCGTCTAAAG ATTGTGGAGTTCATTGCAGTTTTGTTAAAAACTGGAAGTGAAGCTGCACAAAACGAGTTGGTTAGTTCAGGAACTATCAAAAGAACCCTTGATCTGTTTTTCGA GTACCCATACAATAACGCTCTGCATCATCAAGTAGAGAGTATAATACTTTCTTGTTTGGAAAACAAGAGTGATGTGATGGTTAACCATATTCTTCGAGAATGCAATCTGATTGGCAAATTCCTCTCTTCAGACAGGGACTCAAACCTCTCAGGTGATAGCCAG CCCACTTTTGCCGCCACCGGGAAGAAACCCCCTCGCGTTGGGTATGTTGGGCATATCACAagaatatcaaataaaattagtcAGTTGAGTAACAGCAATGGCCAGATAAAGACATACCTTCAG GAAAACAGTGAATGGAACGAGTGGCAAGGTAGTGTTCTGCAGGAGCGCAACACCGTTGAAAATGTCAACAGATGGGGATGCGG GCGCCCAACTACCGTACAAGATAGGACAAGAGATAGTGATGAGGAAGACCGGGATTATGATGTTGCAGCTCTGGCCAATAACTTAAGTCAAGCATTTAGATACAAAATCTATGGAAACGATGACAATGAAGAG GAGAACAATGCTCTTGATAGAGACGATGAT GATGTTTACTTCGATGATGAATCCGCTGAAGTAGTAATTTCATCATTAAGACTCGGGGATGATCAAGGAAG CTTGTTTACAAATTCGAATTGGTTTACATTCCAAGACGACAGATTCGGCAGCACACCCTCTGGCACAGCGGGGTCGAAGACGATAGAGGACATGGAACTGAACAGAACCTTTAATACCAACACTAGCAGTAGTGACGATGACGAAGTTgtggttggagaagaagaagatgacttaAATGGAAACACAAAAGACATCGCATTGAACACAACTGAAACTAATTTCCATATGGAGAGTCCTCTGGGTTTCTTCGACTTCAACACCTCAGAGAAAGCTGAAGAAGCTTTTGCTGAACAGCCACCCGAATGGGTTGGGTGGGGAGAATCATCTGACATGCAAGTGAGTGGCACTGGTCTGAACCCATttatcgatgatgatgatgatgacagcAAGAACATAATGAACCTTGACATACCAATGCCTGAGGTCAAAACCGAATCCAATATTCCAAACGGGACAGACAGATCGTTGTTTGAGAAGGACGTGGAGTTTGTGGGAGTGGAAGCAGAAGGGGCAGAGCATGCGATGGAGCAAGCGATAAAAGAAGGGATAGTAGGGGAAGCTGGAGCGATGAAGAGGAACAAGGAGATGGCTGAGGACCCAAAGCCGGAGGAAAGTTCAGGAGGAGAGAAAGAGTTCAACGATAACAACTACTGGAAAGTGGATCAAGAAGTTGGAGTTTTGGAGTGA